A part of Pirellulales bacterium genomic DNA contains:
- a CDS encoding (5-formylfuran-3-yl)methyl phosphate synthase — protein MTTGLLVSVRDRKEASDALQAGADLIDLKEPRHGPLGAVDSAVMHDALHMVEGRVPVSVALGELTDVTAAMIADVPRGISLVKFGLAGCGPQADWHRRLAAALAGLQDGIGGVAVVYADWQVANAPAPVSVLEHAARTGCRAVLVDTWRKGAGSLLDLWNLDECAAFVTHVHAAGLRAVLAGSLTMHSIELLLPLAPDYVAVRGAVCQGPRTGRLSAQLVTQLKHSMANANGASSLRLSRTP, from the coding sequence ATGACCACAGGGCTACTGGTCAGCGTGCGCGATCGTAAAGAAGCGAGCGATGCTCTTCAGGCCGGCGCCGATCTGATCGACCTCAAAGAACCTCGGCACGGTCCGCTAGGCGCCGTTGACTCAGCCGTAATGCACGACGCGTTACACATGGTGGAGGGGCGCGTCCCGGTTAGCGTCGCGCTGGGGGAATTGACGGATGTCACAGCAGCGATGATAGCCGACGTTCCGCGCGGCATTTCCCTCGTCAAGTTTGGACTTGCCGGATGTGGACCGCAAGCAGACTGGCACCGACGGTTAGCTGCTGCCCTGGCCGGCCTACAGGATGGTATCGGCGGGGTTGCCGTGGTTTACGCCGACTGGCAAGTGGCCAACGCACCCGCGCCGGTAAGCGTTCTAGAACATGCCGCGAGAACCGGCTGCCGGGCTGTCTTGGTTGACACCTGGCGCAAGGGCGCCGGATCGCTGCTGGATCTGTGGAACTTGGACGAGTGTGCGGCATTTGTCACGCACGTACACGCGGCGGGTTTGCGTGCCGTACTGGCCGGGTCGCTGACGATGCACTCCATCGAACTGCTGCTGCCGTTGGCACCTGACTACGTGGCCGTCCGCGGGGCCGTCTGCCAGGGACCGCGCACTGGACGCTTATCGGCTCAACTCGTCACGCAGCTCAAGCACAGCATGGCCAATGCTAACGGGGCTTCGTCGTTGCGGCTGAGCCGAACCCCGTAA